The DNA window ATTAACTACTAAGATATTTAAGTTAGAATTCCCATAATATTTACTATGCTATCCATTAATATTCTTATTTAATGAACAGCATAGTAATATAATTTTATTTAGTTTATTTCTTTGTATAAGTTTCAAATTCTCTTATAGCTCTTGGTAAAATCATTTGATGGAATGCACAAATTGATTTAGGATTTTGATATACTGCATTAGCAAATGCTGAAATATATCCTCTTAAATCATATAAAGGTACTATTTCATCAACCATACCTGTTTTAGCACAATATGCTGGTCTTGATTTAGCTGTATATTCATTTATCAATTGATTCATCTTATCTATTGTAGGTTGTAAATCTTTTCCAGCTTTATAATCTTTTGCAAGTCTTCTTGAATACATTGCAGAAGCTGCTGTTTCTCCATTCATAACATATACTTCTGTTGCTGCTGTTCCCAATGAGAAAGCATTTGTATTATTACCTTGTGGTCCACCTAATACATAGTGAGCTGCTGCTGAACCTTTTCTAATAGTAATTTCTATTTGAGGTACATGTGAATTTTCTATTGAATAGATTAAAGATTGTCCTAATCCTAATAATTCAGCTTCTTCAGCAGGATTTCCTACATCTATACCACTTGTATCTTGTAACCAAACTATTGGTAATCTATCTCTTGAACAAAGAGTTACAAATTCACTCATTTTAATAAGTCCTTGACGATATAGTTTACCACCAATTCCAACTGCTTTTTCTCTATATTCAGGATAATTCATTAATAATCCTTGTGCATTTGCAACAACCCCTACTAATAATCCATCAACTTTTGCAAGTCCTGTTACAACTTCTGATCCATATCCTTTTTTATATTCAGAAAATTCACTGTTATCAAATAAACGTCCAATTACATCATAAATGTTATAGATTTTCTTTTGATTCATTGGAATTATTGAATATAAATCATTAGGATCAAGAGCTGGTTCAGTTGGTTCATCAACTCTGAAAAATTCTAAATCATAGGCTGGTAGGTAATCCATATATTTTTTGATTCCATCTATTACACCAATTTCATCATCATAAACTTCTCTAAAGAAACCAGTTTTATCATAGTGAACATGAATAGTTCCTGGAACTTCAACTTGTTTAGCTGCCATTGTAGCTTCTGCTATTTGGATAGCTCCTTCCATATCAATATATCCTTTTGGATTCATTCCTCCTACAATTCCTGCTCCTCCAACTGCCATATTAGCATCTTTATGAGCTATTAATATTGTAGGACTGATACTATGGTATCCTCCACCTGCTGGGTTAGTTCCATAAATTCCAACTATTACTGGAATTCCTAATTGTTGTAATTCTGCATTACGGAAGAATGGAGTTCCTCCTCCTCTTCTATTTGCATAAACTTTTTCTTGTTCATCAAGTTTAACTCCACTACAATTTAGTACATAAACTAATGGAATTCCTAGGCATTTAGCTGTATCTGATGCTCTTAATAGGTTGTCAGCTTGTCCTGGAACCCAAGCTCCAACTATTTTCTTATTATCAGATGCTACAACTACTGCCCATTTTCCACCAATTCTTCCTAGTCCTTTAACTATACCTGTTCCAGTTTCAAAGTCTTCAGGATTGTATAAAGTATTTAAAGGATACCAAGTTTCTTCATCTACTAATTCTGCAATTCTTTCTAATGCAGTCATTTGGTCTTTATCATGAATTTTTTCATCAGGAGTTCCTGCATCTTGCATTGCTGCAATACTATCAGCAATTGCTGCTTCAATTTCTCTTACTGCATTTTCATTAGCTTCATCAATATTAGCTAATGAGTTTCCTACTTGTGGCATATTTTGAAAATATTTAGGCATTGAATAATTCATTTAACTTCTCCTCTCTTATTCTTCTACTGGAACTTTTATAAATGCTTGTCCTGGATCTATATCCTCTCTTATCATTTTAATAATTTCTTCAGTTGGAGCTTCTAATTCAACTGCTCTTGAAGTATCAAGTTCAAATCCAGTATTTTCAACTATATCTTCTATAGTAACACCTGGATAATATCCAGCTAAGTACATTCTCTTAGTTACTTCATCAAATCTTAAAATACCTTTGTCTGTAACAACAGCAAGTGGTCCTCTATTTCCAGGAAGTCCTAATTTTTCTCTTCCTCCTGGTCCTCCTGCCCAACCAACACTTGTTACATAGTCAATTTTATCTATA is part of the Fusobacterium nucleatum genome and encodes:
- a CDS encoding glutaconyl-CoA decarboxylase subunit alpha — encoded protein: MNYSMPKYFQNMPQVGNSLANIDEANENAVREIEAAIADSIAAMQDAGTPDEKIHDKDQMTALERIAELVDEETWYPLNTLYNPEDFETGTGIVKGLGRIGGKWAVVVASDNKKIVGAWVPGQADNLLRASDTAKCLGIPLVYVLNCSGVKLDEQEKVYANRRGGGTPFFRNAELQQLGIPVIVGIYGTNPAGGGYHSISPTILIAHKDANMAVGGAGIVGGMNPKGYIDMEGAIQIAEATMAAKQVEVPGTIHVHYDKTGFFREVYDDEIGVIDGIKKYMDYLPAYDLEFFRVDEPTEPALDPNDLYSIIPMNQKKIYNIYDVIGRLFDNSEFSEYKKGYGSEVVTGLAKVDGLLVGVVANAQGLLMNYPEYREKAVGIGGKLYRQGLIKMSEFVTLCSRDRLPIVWLQDTSGIDVGNPAEEAELLGLGQSLIYSIENSHVPQIEITIRKGSAAAHYVLGGPQGNNTNAFSLGTAATEVYVMNGETAASAMYSRRLAKDYKAGKDLQPTIDKMNQLINEYTAKSRPAYCAKTGMVDEIVPLYDLRGYISAFANAVYQNPKSICAFHQMILPRAIREFETYTKK